GGCGAAATGGTCAAAGAGAACCCCGAAGAGGCAGCCAAGATCATCCGTCTTTGGCTCCAGGACGCAGCGTGAGGTAAACTATGGCAGGCAAAGCTCTGGCAGAATTCGGAGTAAACGCATCCGTCTCGAACGACCACGAGGAAAGAGACCTCGATGGCGCCGAGAAGGCTGCGATCTTGTTGCTCGCCCTCGGGGACGAATATGGTGGTCCGATCTGGAGTCGGCTTGACGATATCGAGATCAAGCAGGTCTCGATCGCCATGTCCAAACTCGGCGGCATCACGCCCAACATGCTCGACAACCTGATTATCGACTTCGTCGCGCGCCTGTCATCGAAAGGCGCTGTCACAGGCAACTACGATTCCACCGAACGGCTGCTGCTCTCCTTCCTGCCGCAGGAACGCGTCAACGTCATTATGGAAGAGATCCGCGGCCCGGCCGGTCGCAACATGTGGGAGAAGCTCTCCAACGTGCAGGAGAATGTTCTCGCCAACTACCTCAAGAACGAATATCCGCAGACCGTCGCCGTCGTGCTGTCAAAGATCAAGTCCGACCACGCCGCCCGCGTCCTGTCGATCATGCCCGAAGACTTCGGCCTCGAGGTCATCAATCGCATGCTGTCGATGGAAGCGGTGCAGAAGGAAATTCTCGAGAAGGTCGAGCAGACCCTGCGTGTCGAATTCATGTCGAACCTCTCCACCACCCAGCGCCGCGATGCCCATGAGGTGATGGCCGACATCTTCAACAATTTCGACCGTCAGACCGAAGCCCGCCTGCTCGCCGCCCTCGAAGAGGAAAACCGCGAGTCGGCAGAAAAGATCAAACAGCTCATGTTCACCTTCGAGGATCTGGGCAAACTGGACTCCGCAGGTGTTCAGGCTCTTCTACAGAATATCGAAAAAGACATCCTCGCGCTGGCTCTCAAGGGCGCGAACGAGACTGTCCGCACCCTCTTCTTCGACAACATGTCGAGCCGCGCCGGAGCCATGTTGCAGGAAGACATGGAAAGCATGGGACCGGTTCGCCTGCGCGACGTCGACGAAGCACAGGGCGAAATGGTCAACATGGCCAAAGACCTTGCCGCTCGCGGCGAAATCATGATCGCCAAAGGCAATGGCGAAGACGAACTCGTCTACTAGGAACCTGCCAACAGGTTGAACATGGCATCGGGGCCAATCGGAGAGAAAAGGCCCCTCTTAACCGCCAAGGTCTGAGAACCGAGGCAAACTGGATTGGATCACATGGCAAACGCCGCTCGTTATCTGTTCGATCTCGACTTTTCCGCTCGTCCGGAGCCGGAAATCGTGGAAGAGATTGAGGAAACTCCGCCCGAGCCGACCATTACGGTCGCCGAGCACGAGCGTCTCATGGCCGAGGCGATCGAACGGGCACGGCTGGCCGGTGAGCAGGCCGCTCGCGAGGATCGTGAGCAGCTCGCCAGCGAGGAGAGCCTTGCGGTCCAGAAAACGATCCTTGAAGACGTGGGCATGATCTACACCGAGGTCGGCACATTGCTCCAGCGCCTCGAACGCGACGCCTCCAATCTGGCCTTTGCCTTCGCCTCCCGCTTTGCCGAGCGACTGGTCGCTCAGGAGCCCAAGGCAGAAGTGCTTGGATTGCTTCATCAGATTTTGGCCCCCTTGCGCAAGACGCCACACATCACGATCCGACTGAACGACGAGATCGCCGAGGAAATCCGCGTGGCGGTCGACCAACAGATGGCTGTGCTTGGCTTTGAAGGCACCTTGAGCATTCTGCCCGACCCGGCCGTGATGCCCGGTGACTGCGAAGTCGAATGGGCCGATGGCGGCATCGGCCGCAATATGCGCGCCGCGATCCGTCAGGTCGAGCAGCTTGTCGAGGATCATTTCGCCCATGTCCCACCGAGTGAAGACGAAGGCGCGGATGAAGACGACAGCGAACCCGAAGACGAGAACGGGGAAACCACAAAAGACAACACCGAGGCTGACAACGACAGCCAAGGCGAAGACGACGCAACCCAGAAGGAGGCTGAGGCCACTCAGCCGGAAGGAGGAGACCAATACGAAGCAAACCTTGAAGACCCTCTGAATGACGAGGTGCCCGAATCCCCCCTTGCCTCAAAACAGGATGACGGCACTCCGACCACAGAGAGGGCGGATCCTTCTGGTCTGCCCAACGAGATGTCAGATGCAGAGGAGGCTCGCGCCGATTTCTCCCATGACTTTTCCCCTGAAGTCGCCTTGGAAACCGACGAAAGCCCCCTTTCTGATCCGACCCCTGAAACCGAGGAAGACATGAAATGAGTGATGAAACACAAAATGACGGCCTCGCCCTCAAGGAGCAGGACAAGAAAGCATCAACCGTCATCACAGCAGAAGAAAGCACACACAAAAACGCCGCCGATCTTGAAGCGGTGTTTGATGTTCCTGTGCGCGTCTCGGCCATTCTGGGCCGGGCCAAAATGCCAGTCAGCGAGCTCTTGAGCCTCGATGTCGGCAACGTGCTCGAACTGGACCGCAAAGTTGGTGAAGCGGTCGATATCTATGTCAATTCTCGCCTCGTCGCACGTGGCGAGGTGGTGCTCGTCGAAGAAAAACTCGGCGTGACCATGACTGAAATCATCAAATCTGAGAAGTAGGATTGGGAGAGTA
The sequence above is drawn from the uncultured Cohaesibacter sp. genome and encodes:
- a CDS encoding FliH/SctL family protein; its protein translation is MANAARYLFDLDFSARPEPEIVEEIEETPPEPTITVAEHERLMAEAIERARLAGEQAAREDREQLASEESLAVQKTILEDVGMIYTEVGTLLQRLERDASNLAFAFASRFAERLVAQEPKAEVLGLLHQILAPLRKTPHITIRLNDEIAEEIRVAVDQQMAVLGFEGTLSILPDPAVMPGDCEVEWADGGIGRNMRAAIRQVEQLVEDHFAHVPPSEDEGADEDDSEPEDENGETTKDNTEADNDSQGEDDATQKEAEATQPEGGDQYEANLEDPLNDEVPESPLASKQDDGTPTTERADPSGLPNEMSDAEEARADFSHDFSPEVALETDESPLSDPTPETEEDMK
- the fliN gene encoding flagellar motor switch protein FliN, encoding MSDETQNDGLALKEQDKKASTVITAEESTHKNAADLEAVFDVPVRVSAILGRAKMPVSELLSLDVGNVLELDRKVGEAVDIYVNSRLVARGEVVLVEEKLGVTMTEIIKSEK
- the fliG gene encoding flagellar motor switch protein FliG, whose translation is MAGKALAEFGVNASVSNDHEERDLDGAEKAAILLLALGDEYGGPIWSRLDDIEIKQVSIAMSKLGGITPNMLDNLIIDFVARLSSKGAVTGNYDSTERLLLSFLPQERVNVIMEEIRGPAGRNMWEKLSNVQENVLANYLKNEYPQTVAVVLSKIKSDHAARVLSIMPEDFGLEVINRMLSMEAVQKEILEKVEQTLRVEFMSNLSTTQRRDAHEVMADIFNNFDRQTEARLLAALEEENRESAEKIKQLMFTFEDLGKLDSAGVQALLQNIEKDILALALKGANETVRTLFFDNMSSRAGAMLQEDMESMGPVRLRDVDEAQGEMVNMAKDLAARGEIMIAKGNGEDELVY